In Fundidesulfovibrio magnetotacticus, a single window of DNA contains:
- a CDS encoding menaquinone biosynthesis decarboxylase, whose protein sequence is MAFKDLQDFLHAVERQGELRRIGVELDRNLEIAEVTDRVSKVAGPALLFENVRGSRFPVLTNTLGSERRMNMSLGAESLDELASKIELFMEMKKPDGIIEKLKLLPKLAQMANIFPKTVSSGRCQDVVLTGDQVDLSILPVLTTWPGDAGPFITLPLVITRNPETGTRNMGMYRMQVYDRNTTGMHWHKHKGGAYHYHLAEKRGERLPVAVALGPDPAVTFAATAPIPDEIDEFLFAGFIRQSPVELVRCKTCDLEVPANAQFVLEGYVEPLERRREGPFGDHTGYYSLADDYPVFHVTALTHRSDAIYPATLVGPPPMEDTYMGKATERIFLPLIKKQLPEVVDMNLPVEGVFHNLCFVSIDKRYPGQTRKVMYALWGMGQMMFTKAIVLVDKEVNVQNVSEVLWRVGNNVDWRRDIVVVDGPTDALDHAGPLPHLGGKIGIDATRKGPDEGHHREWPDALTMSPEVRARVSQLWPTLGID, encoded by the coding sequence ATGGCATTCAAGGACCTCCAGGACTTCCTGCACGCCGTGGAACGCCAGGGCGAACTGCGCCGCATCGGCGTGGAGCTCGACAGAAACCTGGAAATCGCCGAGGTCACCGACCGCGTGAGCAAAGTCGCCGGTCCCGCCCTCCTCTTCGAGAACGTGCGCGGCAGCCGTTTCCCCGTGCTCACCAACACCCTGGGCTCCGAGCGGCGCATGAACATGTCCCTGGGCGCGGAAAGCCTGGACGAACTGGCCTCGAAAATCGAGCTGTTCATGGAGATGAAGAAGCCCGACGGCATCATCGAGAAGCTCAAGCTCCTGCCCAAGCTCGCCCAGATGGCCAACATCTTTCCCAAGACCGTCTCCAGCGGCCGCTGCCAGGACGTGGTGCTCACCGGCGACCAGGTGGACCTTTCCATCCTCCCCGTGCTCACCACCTGGCCCGGAGACGCCGGGCCCTTCATCACCCTGCCCCTGGTGATCACCAGGAATCCCGAGACCGGCACGCGCAACATGGGCATGTACCGCATGCAGGTCTACGACCGGAACACCACCGGTATGCACTGGCACAAGCACAAAGGCGGGGCCTACCACTACCATCTGGCCGAAAAGCGCGGCGAGCGCCTCCCCGTGGCCGTGGCCCTGGGGCCGGACCCGGCCGTCACCTTCGCCGCCACCGCGCCCATCCCCGACGAGATCGACGAGTTCCTCTTCGCGGGCTTCATCCGCCAGTCCCCCGTGGAGCTGGTTCGCTGCAAGACCTGCGACCTGGAAGTGCCCGCCAACGCGCAGTTCGTGCTCGAAGGCTACGTGGAGCCCCTTGAGCGCCGCCGCGAAGGCCCCTTCGGCGACCACACCGGCTACTATTCCCTGGCCGACGACTACCCCGTGTTCCACGTGACGGCCCTCACCCACCGCTCCGACGCCATCTACCCCGCCACCCTGGTGGGGCCGCCCCCCATGGAAGACACCTACATGGGCAAGGCCACCGAACGCATCTTCCTGCCGCTCATCAAGAAGCAGCTGCCCGAAGTGGTGGACATGAACCTCCCCGTGGAAGGCGTGTTCCACAACCTCTGCTTCGTCTCCATCGACAAGCGCTACCCCGGACAGACCCGCAAGGTGATGTACGCCCTCTGGGGCATGGGACAGATGATGTTCACCAAGGCCATCGTGCTGGTGGACAAGGAAGTGAACGTGCAGAACGTCTCGGAAGTGCTCTGGCGCGTGGGCAACAACGTGGACTGGCGGCGCGACATCGTGGTGGTGGACGGCCCCACCGACGCGCTGGACCACGCAGGCCCCCTGCCCCACCTGGGCGGCAAGATCGGCATCGACGCCACCCGCAAAGGCCCCGACGAGGGGCACCACCGCGAATGGCCCGACGCCCTGACCATGAGCCCCGAAGTGCGCGCCCGCGTAAGCCAGCTCTGGCCGACGCTCGGCATCGACTAA
- a CDS encoding S49 family peptidase, whose protein sequence is MQDPVRALSRVLILSLALALCGCSPRFSLMGQAGQDPLKQYDLEGKGRGKVLALWVTGFIGAGSRQGLLGSRPGALQEAAAVLRKAREDREIKALVLFVDSPGGTVAGSDLLLGEIEAFKAATGAKVVAQALTVCASGGYYAALGADEIQALPSSLVGSVGTVFITPKLAGLMGKIGVEAEVAKSGDLKDMGSPFRPSTEEERRLAAELTEQLNRGFLALLDARRSLAPAARAEVARAGVYSGSRALELGLVDRLGHPADAVARARTLAGLPPDARLVAYRRQKVHDDTLYNTATADYGADAPRSLVPDLSSMGLPLEAGCYYLWPQALPGGGR, encoded by the coding sequence ATGCAGGATCCTGTCCGCGCCCTGTCCCGTGTCCTGATCCTGTCGCTCGCGCTGGCCCTGTGCGGCTGCTCGCCGCGCTTCAGCCTCATGGGTCAGGCCGGGCAGGACCCGCTGAAGCAGTACGACCTGGAGGGCAAGGGCAGGGGCAAGGTGCTGGCCCTGTGGGTGACGGGCTTCATCGGCGCGGGCTCGCGCCAGGGGCTTCTGGGCTCGCGGCCCGGGGCGCTCCAGGAAGCGGCCGCCGTGCTCAGGAAGGCGCGGGAGGACCGGGAGATCAAGGCCCTGGTGCTCTTCGTGGACAGCCCCGGCGGCACCGTGGCGGGCTCCGACCTCCTGCTGGGCGAGATCGAGGCTTTCAAGGCCGCCACCGGGGCCAAGGTGGTGGCCCAGGCCCTTACGGTGTGCGCCTCGGGGGGCTACTACGCGGCCCTGGGCGCGGACGAGATCCAGGCGCTGCCCTCGTCCCTGGTGGGCAGCGTGGGCACGGTGTTCATCACGCCCAAGCTTGCCGGGCTCATGGGCAAGATCGGCGTCGAGGCCGAGGTGGCCAAGTCCGGAGACCTCAAGGACATGGGCTCGCCCTTCCGGCCCTCCACGGAGGAGGAACGCCGCCTGGCCGCGGAGCTCACGGAGCAACTCAACCGGGGGTTCCTGGCCCTCCTGGACGCCCGGCGCTCCCTGGCTCCGGCCGCGCGCGCCGAGGTGGCGCGCGCCGGGGTCTATTCCGGGAGCCGCGCCCTGGAGTTGGGGCTTGTCGACCGTCTGGGACACCCCGCCGACGCCGTGGCCCGCGCCCGGACCCTGGCCGGGCTGCCCCCGGACGCCAGGCTTGTGGCCTATCGCCGCCAGAAGGTCCACGACGACACCCTCTACAACACCGCCACGGCGGATTACGGGGCGGACGCCCCCCGGTCCCTCGTGCCCGACCTTTCCAGCATGGGCCTGCCCCTGGAGGCGGGTTGCTACTACCTGTGGCCCCAGGCCCTGCCCGGGGGCGGGCGGTGA
- a CDS encoding DUF4079 family protein, translating into MHPVIMLCLTGLVFYVLRLGATRFASKRLGRQGVFAWKRHVSLGRVTLAGLLLGVAGGLGVTWGVWSGPGATGWHALLGACAAVLAVSGAVTGGRLDRGRGKAPAGVALLHAAGNTLLAALCLAQVWTGWRVLENFVW; encoded by the coding sequence GTGCATCCTGTCATCATGCTCTGCCTGACGGGGCTTGTGTTCTATGTCCTGCGGCTGGGGGCGACGCGTTTCGCGTCCAAACGTCTGGGACGCCAAGGCGTGTTCGCGTGGAAGCGCCATGTGTCGCTGGGTCGGGTCACCCTGGCGGGGCTGCTCCTCGGGGTGGCCGGGGGGCTCGGGGTCACATGGGGCGTCTGGTCGGGGCCCGGGGCCACGGGATGGCACGCCCTGCTGGGCGCATGCGCGGCGGTTCTGGCCGTGTCGGGCGCGGTCACGGGGGGCAGGCTGGACAGGGGACGCGGGAAAGCCCCGGCGGGCGTGGCCCTGCTGCACGCCGCCGGCAACACCCTCCTGGCGGCCCTGTGCCTGGCGCAGGTCTGGACCGGCTGGCGCGTGCTGGAGAACTTCGTATGGTGA
- a CDS encoding PH domain-containing protein, with amino-acid sequence MDPRRVLSENEEIRYQTKKHWAVFLKSAIYFGLAALVLAYKDPLLAAAQFTPPEDFKRILPPVINWTVKGSCFTAAVILGLLGMARLMSFFSNKVIITGKRVIQHDVLSGSLTSIDLGGVESVRACTGLLGSLLGYGKVILGLGSGQKVAIANLRRPHEFERELFGAK; translated from the coding sequence ATGGACCCCCGACGCGTCCTGTCCGAGAACGAGGAAATCCGCTACCAGACCAAGAAACACTGGGCCGTGTTCCTCAAGTCCGCCATCTATTTCGGGCTTGCGGCCCTGGTGCTGGCCTACAAGGACCCCCTCCTGGCCGCCGCGCAGTTCACGCCCCCGGAGGACTTCAAGCGCATCCTGCCCCCGGTGATCAACTGGACCGTCAAAGGCTCATGCTTCACAGCCGCCGTGATTCTGGGGCTTCTGGGCATGGCGAGACTTATGAGCTTCTTCAGCAACAAGGTGATCATCACCGGCAAACGGGTGATCCAGCACGACGTGCTCTCGGGTTCGCTCACCTCCATCGACCTGGGCGGCGTGGAGTCCGTTCGCGCCTGCACGGGCCTTCTGGGCTCGCTTCTTGGCTACGGCAAGGTGATCCTGGGGCTGGGCTCCGGCCAGAAGGTGGCCATCGCCAACCTGCGCCGCCCCCACGAGTTCGAGCGCGAACTCTTCGGCGCGAAGTGA
- a CDS encoding HAMP domain-containing sensor histidine kinase: MRFPTKPRFPRFGILFKLILVFASILVIIYFTTSNIFDYQQGIVNISRDVVKVRFEVLSISQSMVDSLLSMEENQKKYEVLRQDNYREYFLSALREYRRNLASIQWFSYPGSEVWRELQEQFQQTFPSSQDLDAVTRSEPPWLAQEKLNTWTERIFEAKQANERSIESSMRALYAWSERSVRAGMIGLGVSMAVALIGSAYLTYSFFRPLRELRRGIRAFTLDGKLTSVRVISRDELGELAQAFNEMTARLTEEEKMRTDFIDMLSHEIRTPLTSIRESVNLMREQVLGSVNDRQKRFLDIASSELERISRLLARLMQVSSMSSRFITLSFKPVDPVHLLHDTVDKATPQAEAKGIAISSHALPDVPSVMADTEHLRQALLNLIGNAVKFSPPGSTVEASLQLADGGNQLLFSVVDQGPGIPDAEQPLVFNKYYRGETLKKSADGIGLGLSIAKNIVEAHGGKIWLSSRPGRGCTFFFTIPIARETQ; the protein is encoded by the coding sequence ATGCGCTTTCCCACAAAACCACGCTTCCCAAGGTTCGGCATCCTCTTCAAGCTGATCCTGGTGTTCGCCTCCATCCTGGTGATCATCTACTTCACCACTTCCAACATTTTCGACTATCAGCAAGGCATCGTGAACATCTCGCGCGATGTGGTGAAGGTGCGCTTCGAGGTGCTCTCCATCTCCCAGTCCATGGTGGACTCGCTGCTTTCCATGGAGGAGAACCAGAAAAAATACGAAGTGTTGCGCCAGGACAACTACCGGGAGTACTTCCTCTCCGCCCTGCGCGAATACCGGCGCAACCTGGCTTCCATCCAATGGTTCAGCTACCCCGGCTCCGAGGTCTGGCGCGAGCTGCAGGAACAGTTCCAGCAGACGTTCCCTTCCTCGCAGGACCTGGACGCCGTCACGCGCTCCGAACCGCCCTGGCTGGCCCAGGAGAAGCTCAACACCTGGACCGAGCGCATCTTCGAGGCCAAGCAGGCCAACGAACGCTCCATCGAGTCCAGCATGCGCGCCCTCTACGCCTGGAGCGAGCGCAGCGTGCGCGCGGGCATGATCGGCCTGGGCGTCTCCATGGCCGTGGCCCTGATCGGCAGCGCCTATCTCACCTATTCGTTCTTCCGGCCCCTGCGCGAACTGCGCCGGGGCATCCGCGCCTTCACCCTCGACGGCAAGCTCACCAGCGTGCGCGTGATCTCCCGCGACGAACTGGGCGAGCTGGCCCAGGCCTTCAACGAGATGACCGCGCGCCTCACCGAGGAAGAGAAGATGCGCACCGACTTCATCGACATGCTCTCCCACGAGATCCGCACGCCGCTCACCTCCATCCGCGAGTCCGTGAACCTCATGCGCGAACAGGTTTTGGGCTCCGTCAACGACCGCCAGAAGCGCTTCCTGGACATCGCCTCCTCGGAACTGGAGCGCATTTCCCGGCTGCTCGCCCGGCTCATGCAGGTCTCCAGCATGTCCTCGCGCTTCATCACCCTGAGCTTCAAGCCCGTGGACCCCGTGCACCTGCTCCACGACACCGTGGACAAGGCCACGCCCCAGGCCGAAGCCAAGGGCATCGCCATCTCCTCCCACGCGCTGCCCGACGTGCCCTCCGTGATGGCCGACACCGAACACTTGCGCCAGGCCCTGCTGAACCTCATCGGCAACGCCGTGAAGTTCTCCCCGCCCGGCTCCACCGTGGAGGCCTCCCTCCAGCTGGCCGACGGCGGCAACCAGCTGCTCTTCTCCGTGGTGGACCAGGGGCCGGGCATCCCGGACGCCGAGCAGCCCCTGGTGTTCAACAAGTACTACCGGGGCGAAACGCTGAAAAAATCCGCCGACGGCATCGGCCTGGGGCTCTCCATCGCCAAGAACATCGTGGAGGCCCATGGGGGCAAGATCTGGCTCTCCAGCAGGCCCGGGCGCGGTTGCACCTTCTTCTTCACCATACCCATCGCCAGGGAGACGCAGTAA
- a CDS encoding class I SAM-dependent methyltransferase translates to MNASPDRGCRPAADRASAFVLRRLPLLLEATARLPALDVACGDGRNGLLLAGGGARVLLVDRSEEVLSSLREPGCPHGAVFRAMDLEAPELPDFGEACFGAVLVFRFLHRPLVPALRRCLAPGGLFAYETYLEGQETLGRPRRPEHLLRRGELARWFDGWEIIEHFEGYEEEPPRFMGRMLCRKPSAAGQQAVASGRAS, encoded by the coding sequence GTGAACGCCTCGCCGGACCGGGGCTGCCGTCCGGCGGCCGACAGGGCCTCGGCCTTCGTTTTGCGCCGTCTGCCGCTCCTTCTGGAGGCGACGGCGCGCCTGCCCGCGCTGGACGTGGCCTGCGGCGACGGCCGCAACGGCCTTCTGCTGGCCGGGGGCGGAGCGCGGGTCCTGCTGGTGGACCGCTCCGAGGAGGTCCTTTCCAGCCTGCGCGAGCCGGGCTGTCCGCATGGAGCGGTCTTCCGGGCCATGGACCTGGAGGCCCCGGAGCTCCCGGACTTCGGCGAGGCCTGCTTCGGCGCGGTGCTGGTGTTCCGCTTCCTGCACAGGCCGCTCGTTCCGGCGCTGCGGCGCTGCCTGGCCCCGGGAGGCCTGTTCGCCTATGAAACCTACCTGGAAGGGCAGGAAACCCTGGGCAGGCCGCGTCGGCCCGAGCACCTTCTGCGGCGCGGGGAGCTGGCCCGATGGTTCGACGGGTGGGAGATCATCGAGCATTTCGAGGGTTACGAGGAGGAGCCGCCCCGGTTCATGGGGCGCATGCTCTGCCGCAAACCGTCGGCCGCCGGGCAACAGGCGGTTGCCAGCGGACGGGCCTCCTGA
- a CDS encoding nitroreductase family protein, whose amino-acid sequence MVTQARRYHEAVSYMRGLLSGGGPDWSDQPRQFKSYPGLPLVELPREAELPGVSVAQSVQGASGAAAAPAGLDVLSAVLFHAAGLTRSASHGGVEHIYRACPSAGALYPCEVYLAWPGGGGLRSGLHHYDVTRHGLTPLRPGGVDPEALGLPGRSRLPGEALFLVTAVMHRSAWKYRARAYRYLNLDAGHLAEGLALGLGAYRIPWRMELDFSDEAVAAHLGLDPAREACLCVARFEAGGQAEADAAPGPLPEGVEAFSRCAVSDGLAQDLAAVHRAASLTHDHVSPESGKDRALPGGAATRLGSGLRWRALPDGAGAAGRATFFEAVESRCSRRAFMPVELSPAVAAQALSTLCGALLPPGGHPLEHACEAGVLLGSGPWGGPGLYMLDREGVALGLRRDGDMRPAMASVCLDQLWMRRAAMVALFFADFDALDPLLGARGVRWSFQAAGRLGQRLYLAAESLGLGACGVGAFYDGEAAELLGLPEGTSLLYAVPMGPVKSSRR is encoded by the coding sequence ATGGTGACCCAGGCCAGGCGCTACCACGAGGCCGTCTCCTACATGCGGGGTCTGCTTTCGGGGGGCGGGCCGGACTGGTCGGACCAGCCGCGCCAGTTCAAGAGCTATCCGGGGCTTCCCCTCGTGGAACTGCCCCGCGAGGCCGAACTGCCCGGGGTGTCGGTGGCGCAGTCCGTGCAGGGGGCGTCGGGGGCCGCCGCCGCGCCAGCGGGCCTGGATGTGCTCTCGGCCGTGCTTTTCCACGCGGCGGGGCTCACGCGTTCGGCCAGCCACGGCGGGGTGGAGCACATCTACCGCGCCTGCCCGTCGGCCGGGGCGCTCTATCCCTGCGAGGTCTATCTGGCGTGGCCCGGCGGGGGAGGGCTCCGGAGCGGGCTCCACCACTACGACGTGACGCGCCACGGGCTCACGCCGTTGCGCCCGGGGGGCGTGGACCCCGAGGCGCTGGGGCTGCCCGGGCGTTCGCGCCTGCCGGGCGAGGCGCTGTTTCTCGTCACGGCGGTAATGCACCGCAGCGCGTGGAAATACCGCGCCAGGGCCTACCGCTACCTGAACCTGGACGCCGGGCATCTGGCGGAAGGGCTGGCGCTGGGCCTGGGCGCTTACCGCATCCCCTGGCGCATGGAGCTCGACTTCTCCGACGAGGCCGTGGCCGCGCATCTGGGGCTGGACCCCGCCCGAGAGGCCTGCCTGTGCGTGGCGCGCTTCGAGGCGGGCGGCCAGGCGGAGGCGGACGCCGCGCCTGGGCCGCTGCCGGAGGGCGTGGAGGCCTTCAGCCGCTGCGCGGTCTCGGACGGGTTGGCGCAGGATCTTGCGGCGGTGCACCGGGCCGCTTCGTTGACGCATGACCATGTCTCGCCCGAATCAGGGAAAGACCGCGCCTTGCCGGGCGGCGCGGCGACGAGGCTGGGATCGGGCCTGCGCTGGCGCGCCCTGCCCGACGGGGCGGGTGCGGCCGGGCGGGCCACGTTTTTCGAGGCCGTGGAATCCCGGTGTTCCCGGCGGGCCTTCATGCCAGTGGAACTCTCTCCCGCCGTGGCGGCCCAGGCGCTCTCGACGCTTTGCGGTGCGCTCCTGCCGCCGGGCGGCCACCCGCTGGAGCACGCCTGCGAGGCGGGCGTCCTGCTGGGAAGCGGGCCATGGGGAGGGCCCGGGCTCTACATGCTGGACCGCGAGGGCGTCGCGCTGGGGCTGCGCCGCGACGGCGACATGCGCCCGGCCATGGCCTCCGTCTGTCTTGATCAGCTCTGGATGCGCCGCGCGGCCATGGTGGCGCTCTTCTTCGCGGACTTCGACGCCCTGGACCCCCTCCTGGGCGCGCGGGGCGTGCGCTGGTCCTTCCAGGCGGCGGGACGTCTGGGGCAGCGCCTCTACCTGGCGGCCGAGAGCCTTGGCCTGGGGGCCTGCGGTGTGGGGGCGTTCTACGACGGCGAGGCCGCCGAACTGCTGGGCCTGCCCGAGGGAACAAGCCTGCTTTACGCCGTGCCCATGGGGCCGGTGAAGTCTTCGCGGCGGTGA
- a CDS encoding AI-2E family transporter — MQKIKRRPAQPVRSPQEARREHVYSFFLLSILAVSLYFAYLVLTPFLHDMFIAIIVATLLQRPHQRIKRALGGSDTLAALGTTLLFTLCVILPLFLFTGALAGQAAKSIAALQNWLKDAHLDTWFKGEAIEPYVNWINTTLPWLELDLGKIDIKGNLLEFSKNAGQITLDLGGKLLGNFLGVLLNFLIMLFVLFFLLRDGERMLVQLKHLSPLHDAQEDRILGKMRDVARSVVVGSFLVALCQGVVGGVGLALAGIPALFWGSMMGFASLVPVVGTLLVWGPASVYLVLIGEWKWAIFLAAWGGIIVSAIDSVVRPLLMQGQAQMSTFWVFLSIIGGIKFFGPLGILYGPMVLALAMVMLSIYADEYHEVLAAKCAPVPPEGETAPEPDSGRDGRP; from the coding sequence ATGCAGAAGATCAAGCGTCGTCCGGCCCAGCCGGTCAGGAGCCCGCAGGAAGCCAGGAGGGAGCACGTCTACTCGTTCTTCCTGCTGAGCATCCTGGCGGTGTCGCTCTACTTCGCCTACCTGGTGCTCACGCCGTTTCTGCACGACATGTTCATCGCCATCATCGTGGCCACGCTGCTTCAACGGCCGCACCAGCGCATCAAGCGCGCCCTGGGCGGCAGCGACACCCTGGCGGCCCTGGGCACCACGCTGCTCTTCACTCTGTGCGTCATCCTGCCGCTGTTCCTCTTCACGGGGGCGCTGGCCGGGCAGGCGGCCAAGTCCATCGCGGCACTGCAGAACTGGCTCAAGGACGCCCACCTGGACACGTGGTTCAAGGGCGAGGCCATCGAGCCCTACGTCAACTGGATCAACACGACCCTGCCCTGGCTGGAGCTGGACCTGGGCAAGATCGACATCAAGGGCAACCTCCTGGAATTCTCCAAGAACGCCGGCCAGATCACCCTGGACCTGGGCGGCAAGCTCCTGGGCAACTTCCTGGGCGTGCTGCTCAACTTCCTGATCATGCTCTTCGTGCTCTTCTTCCTGCTGCGCGACGGCGAACGGATGCTCGTCCAGCTCAAGCACCTCTCGCCCCTGCACGACGCCCAGGAGGACCGCATCCTGGGCAAGATGCGCGACGTGGCCCGCTCCGTGGTGGTCGGAAGCTTCCTGGTAGCCCTCTGCCAGGGCGTGGTGGGCGGCGTGGGGCTGGCCCTGGCGGGCATCCCGGCCCTGTTCTGGGGTTCCATGATGGGCTTCGCCTCCCTCGTCCCGGTGGTGGGCACGCTCCTGGTGTGGGGGCCGGCCTCCGTCTACCTGGTCCTGATCGGCGAGTGGAAGTGGGCGATCTTCCTGGCGGCCTGGGGCGGCATCATCGTCTCGGCCATCGACTCGGTGGTGCGCCCGCTGCTCATGCAGGGTCAGGCCCAGATGTCCACGTTCTGGGTGTTTCTTTCCATCATCGGTGGCATCAAGTTCTTCGGGCCGCTGGGCATCCTCTACGGCCCCATGGTGCTTGCCCTGGCCATGGTGATGCTCTCCATCTACGCCGACGAATACCACGAGGTGCTGGCCGCCAAGTGCGCGCCGGTCCCGCCCGAGGGCGAAACCGCCCCGGAGCCGGACTCCGGGCGCGACGGCCGACCCTGA
- a CDS encoding sigma-54-dependent transcriptional regulator, whose product MASKDRKTILVADDDPHIQEVLDVRLSSAGYEVILAADGREALAELSRRPVDLVISDVRMPGLDGLELQARLEKIAPRLPIIFLTAFGSIQDAVTAIKSGAVDYLTKPFEGRELLDKVKQVLDRHGQGQAASPAAGDGGMWRTASQRMRDLAQVVEKVAPRDVNVLLLGESGTGKERIAHLIHELSPRREHPLVVVDCGSTPASLLESELFGHVKGSFTHAVKDKKGLIEEAHKGTLFLDEIGNISQEMQVRLLRFLENRKIRRIGDTREIAVDCRVVAATNADLAQDVARGDFREDLYYRLRVVTIQVPPLRDRREDIPILAEHFAKSFCKAQGMPPVAIPRETAEFMLAYAWPGNIRELKNAVEAGIVLCQGGVLTPADLQVSPAGKPRHGESEALSLDESEKQAIVKALEKSNWVQKDAAPLLGVSRRALNYKIQKYGIDIPTRRRVIKP is encoded by the coding sequence ATGGCCTCCAAGGACCGCAAGACCATCCTCGTGGCAGACGACGACCCGCACATCCAGGAAGTCCTGGACGTGCGCCTCTCCTCGGCGGGCTACGAGGTCATCCTGGCCGCCGACGGGCGCGAAGCCCTGGCCGAACTCTCCCGCCGGCCCGTGGACCTCGTCATCTCCGACGTGCGCATGCCCGGCCTCGACGGCCTGGAGCTCCAGGCGCGCCTGGAAAAGATCGCCCCGCGCCTGCCCATCATCTTCCTCACCGCCTTCGGTTCCATCCAGGACGCCGTCACCGCCATCAAGAGCGGCGCGGTGGACTACCTCACAAAGCCCTTCGAGGGCCGCGAACTGCTCGACAAGGTCAAGCAGGTGCTCGACCGCCACGGACAGGGGCAGGCCGCCTCGCCCGCCGCAGGCGACGGCGGCATGTGGCGCACCGCCTCCCAGCGCATGCGCGACCTGGCCCAGGTGGTGGAAAAGGTGGCCCCCCGCGACGTGAACGTCCTGCTCCTGGGCGAGTCCGGCACCGGCAAAGAGCGCATCGCTCACCTGATCCACGAACTCTCGCCGCGCCGCGAACACCCCCTCGTGGTGGTGGACTGCGGATCCACCCCGGCCAGCCTCCTGGAATCGGAACTCTTCGGCCACGTGAAGGGCTCCTTCACGCACGCCGTCAAGGACAAGAAAGGGCTCATCGAAGAGGCCCACAAGGGCACGCTCTTCCTCGACGAGATCGGCAACATCTCCCAGGAGATGCAGGTCCGCCTGCTGCGCTTCCTGGAAAACCGCAAGATCCGGCGCATCGGAGACACCCGCGAGATCGCCGTGGACTGCCGCGTGGTGGCCGCGACCAACGCAGACCTCGCCCAGGACGTGGCCCGGGGCGACTTCCGGGAAGACCTCTACTACCGCCTGCGCGTGGTAACCATCCAGGTCCCCCCCCTGCGCGACCGCCGCGAGGACATCCCCATCCTGGCCGAGCATTTCGCCAAGTCTTTCTGCAAGGCCCAGGGCATGCCCCCCGTGGCCATACCCCGCGAAACCGCCGAGTTCATGCTGGCCTACGCCTGGCCGGGCAACATCCGGGAATTGAAAAACGCCGTGGAGGCAGGCATCGTGCTCTGCCAAGGCGGCGTGCTCACGCCCGCCGACCTCCAGGTAAGCCCCGCCGGAAAACCGCGCCATGGCGAGAGCGAAGCCCTCTCCCTGGATGAAAGCGAGAAGCAGGCCATCGTCAAGGCCCTGGAAAAGTCCAACTGGGTCCAGAAGGACGCCGCCCCCCTGCTGGGCGTGAGCCGCCGCGCCCTCAACTACAAGATCCAGAAGTACGGCATCGACATCCCCACCCGTCGCCGCGTCATCAAGCCATAG
- a CDS encoding rhomboid family intramembrane serine protease, with amino-acid sequence MNHAPGIPRQNWLDCAQDILAEAGLQELDLETARQWSLALSARQVPHRVRQGWPGLRLLVPASRLEEAQGELRAFLAENPPRPVALPDFRPRATLWVELPGVLWSLAAVTAFLTMTGSEATLGAFLADWHGRGGGDTALMAQGQWWRAVTALTLHADIAHLMGNVCLGGTFLVLLARQAGLGTAWFLAVAGGALANLAKIPLQRPGYHFLGSSTAVFAALGALAGVRVVRLGRDLSWKRALPFAAGVMILAFLGVGSEEEARRIDLAGHFMGFGAGFGLGFLYACAEKYTGKSARPLSPWLGIAAGGLALAAWAAAFIR; translated from the coding sequence ATGAACCACGCACCGGGCATTCCCCGGCAGAACTGGCTCGACTGCGCCCAGGACATCCTGGCCGAGGCCGGACTCCAGGAGCTGGACCTGGAGACGGCCCGGCAATGGTCCCTGGCCCTCTCGGCGCGCCAGGTGCCCCACCGGGTGCGCCAGGGCTGGCCCGGCCTGCGGCTCCTGGTGCCCGCCTCGCGCCTGGAGGAGGCCCAGGGCGAGCTGCGCGCCTTCCTGGCCGAGAATCCCCCGCGCCCCGTGGCGCTGCCTGATTTCCGGCCCCGCGCCACGCTCTGGGTGGAGCTGCCCGGTGTGCTCTGGAGCCTGGCGGCGGTTACGGCCTTCCTGACCATGACCGGCTCCGAAGCCACCCTCGGGGCCTTCCTGGCCGACTGGCACGGCCGGGGCGGCGGCGATACGGCGCTCATGGCCCAGGGGCAGTGGTGGCGCGCCGTCACGGCGCTCACCCTGCACGCGGACATCGCACACCTGATGGGCAACGTCTGCCTGGGGGGGACGTTCCTGGTGCTCCTGGCCCGTCAGGCGGGGCTCGGCACGGCGTGGTTCCTGGCCGTGGCCGGGGGGGCGCTGGCCAACCTGGCCAAGATCCCCCTGCAGCGTCCGGGGTACCATTTCCTGGGATCGAGCACGGCTGTCTTCGCGGCGCTGGGGGCCCTGGCGGGGGTGCGCGTGGTGCGCTTGGGGCGCGACCTCAGTTGGAAGCGCGCCCTGCCTTTCGCGGCGGGGGTGATGATCCTGGCGTTTCTCGGCGTGGGCAGCGAGGAGGAAGCCCGGCGCATCGACCTGGCCGGGCATTTCATGGGCTTCGGGGCAGGATTCGGTCTGGGGTTTCTCTACGCCTGCGCGGAAAAGTACACGGGCAAATCGGCCCGACCGCTCTCCCCGTGGCTGGGGATCGCGGCTGGCGGCCTGGCCCTGGCCGCCTGGGCGGCGGCCTTCATCCGGTGA